From the genome of Chroicocephalus ridibundus chromosome 1, bChrRid1.1, whole genome shotgun sequence, one region includes:
- the CDPF1 gene encoding cysteine-rich DPF motif domain-containing protein 1 has translation MGAPKEVRPTGEFTCQLCGLTAPYTYYGQKPPNTRSIVLLEESYVMKDPFTPYKDKFLILGSHCSLCSRSVCVGTECSLFYSKRFCLPCVNENLQAFPLEIQEDMDKRKPQQKSSCKKGDTRT, from the exons ATGGGTGCTCCCAAAGAAGTTCGGCCTACAGGAGAGTTCACGTGTCAGCTATGTGGCTTAACAGCTCCATACACGTACTATGGGCAGAAGCCACCAAACACACGCTCTATTGT gcttttggaagaaagctATGTCATGAAGGATCCTTTCACCCCTTACAAGGACAAGTTCCTCATCCTTGGGTCTCATTGCAGTTTGTGTAGCAGATCAGTGTGCGTTGGTACA GAATGCAGTCTGTTCTACTCCAAAAGATTTTGCCTCCCTTGCGTGAATGAAAACCTACAGGCCTTTCCTTTGGAAATACAAGAAGATATGGATAAAAGGAAGCCCCAACAAAAATCCTCTTGTAAAAAAGGCGATACAAGAACATAA
- the PPARA gene encoding peroxisome proliferator-activated receptor alpha isoform X2, with protein sequence MVDTENQLYPLTPLEEDDIGSPLSGEFLQDTLSPASSPSSINFATAPGSIDESPSGALNIECRICGDKASGYHYGVHACEGCKGFFRRTIRLKLIYDKCDRNCKIQKKNRNKCQYCRFQKCLSVGMSHNAIRFGRMPRSEKAKLKAEILTGENYVEDSEMADLKSLAKRIHDAYLKNFNMNKVKARIILAGKTNNNPPFVIHDMDTLCMAEKTLVAKLVANGIQNKEAEVRIFHCCQCTSVETVTELTEFAKSIPGFSSLDLNDQVTLLKYGVHEAIFAMLASVMNKDGMLVAYGNGFITREFLKSLRKPFCDIMEPKFDFAMKFNALELDDSDISLFVAAIICCGDRPGLVNVGYIEKMQESIVHVLKLHLQTNHPDDIFLFPKLLQKMADLRQLVTEHAQLVQIIKKTESDAHLHPLLQEIYRDMY encoded by the exons ATGGTGGACACTGAAAACCAGCTCTATCCCCTTACTCCCTTGGAGGAGGATGATATAGGCAGCCCTTTATCTGGAGAGTTCCTACAAG acACCCTTTCACCAGCATCCAGTCCTTCATCCATTAATTTTGCCACAGCTCCAGGTAGCATAGATGAATCACCCAGTGGAGCATTAAACATTGAATGTAGAATTTGTGGGGATAAAGCCTCAGGCTACCATTACGGAGTACATGCTTGTGAAGGTTGTAAG ggtttttttagaAGAACAATTCGATTAAAACTCATCTATGATAAATGCGATCGCAActgcaaaattcagaaaaaaaatcgtAATAAGTGCCAATACTGTCGTTTCCAAAAGTGCCTTTCGGTTGGAATGTCACATAATG CAATACGTTTTGGACGAATGCCAAGGTCTGAGAAAGCCAAGTTGAAAGCAGAAATTCTAACAGGTGAAAATTATGTCGAAGATTCAGAAATGGCAGATCTTAAATCACTTGCCAAAAGAATTCATGATGCTTACCTGAAAAACTTCAATATGAACAAGGTTAAAGCCAGAATCATCCTTGCAGGGAAAACTAATAACAATCCA ccATTTGTTATACATGATATGGATACCTTGTGTATGGCAGAGAAGACCCTCGTGGCAAAATTGGTAGCCAATGGAATTCAGAACAAGGAAGCGGAAGTTCGAATCTTCCACTGCTGCCAGTGTACGTCTGTAGAGACTGTCACAGAACTTACTGAATTTGCCAAATCTATCCCTGGCTTCTCCAGTCTTGACTTGAATGATCAAGTGACGCTGTTAAAATATGGAGTTCATGAAGCCATATTTGCCATGTTAGCATCTGTGATGAACAAGGATGGGATGCTGGTAGCCTATGGAAATGGTTTTATAACCCGGGAGTTCCTGAAAAGCCTGAGAAAGCCATTCTGTGATATAATGGAGCCAAAATTTGATTTTGCAATGAAATTTAATGCACTAGAATTGGATGACAGTGATATATCCCTTTTTGTTGCTGCCATCATTTGCTGTGGAG aTCGTCCTGGTCTTGTAAACGTAGGATACATTGAAAAAATGCAGGAGAGCATTGTGCATGTACTGAAACTTCACTTGCAAACCAACCATCCTGATGATATCTTCCTCTTCCCGAAACTTCTCCAAAAAATGGCTGACCTCCGACAACTTGTCACAGAGCACGCCCAACTGGTTCAGATAATTAAGAAGACTGAATCTGATGCACATTTACACCCTTTACTACAGGAAATCTACAGGGATATGTATTAa
- the PPARA gene encoding peroxisome proliferator-activated receptor alpha isoform X1, which produces MVDTENQLYPLTPLEEDDIGSPLSGEFLQGMENIQDLSQSLGDDSSGALSLTEFQSLGNGPGSDGSVITDTLSPASSPSSINFATAPGSIDESPSGALNIECRICGDKASGYHYGVHACEGCKGFFRRTIRLKLIYDKCDRNCKIQKKNRNKCQYCRFQKCLSVGMSHNAIRFGRMPRSEKAKLKAEILTGENYVEDSEMADLKSLAKRIHDAYLKNFNMNKVKARIILAGKTNNNPPFVIHDMDTLCMAEKTLVAKLVANGIQNKEAEVRIFHCCQCTSVETVTELTEFAKSIPGFSSLDLNDQVTLLKYGVHEAIFAMLASVMNKDGMLVAYGNGFITREFLKSLRKPFCDIMEPKFDFAMKFNALELDDSDISLFVAAIICCGDRPGLVNVGYIEKMQESIVHVLKLHLQTNHPDDIFLFPKLLQKMADLRQLVTEHAQLVQIIKKTESDAHLHPLLQEIYRDMY; this is translated from the exons ATGGTGGACACTGAAAACCAGCTCTATCCCCTTACTCCCTTGGAGGAGGATGATATAGGCAGCCCTTTATCTGGAGAGTTCCTACAAGGTATGGAGAACATTCAAGACCTCTCTCAATCTCTAGGTGATGACAGCTCTGGAGCTTTAAGTTTAACAGAGTTCCAGTCACTTGGAAATGGTCCAGGATCTGATGGATCAGTTATTACAG acACCCTTTCACCAGCATCCAGTCCTTCATCCATTAATTTTGCCACAGCTCCAGGTAGCATAGATGAATCACCCAGTGGAGCATTAAACATTGAATGTAGAATTTGTGGGGATAAAGCCTCAGGCTACCATTACGGAGTACATGCTTGTGAAGGTTGTAAG ggtttttttagaAGAACAATTCGATTAAAACTCATCTATGATAAATGCGATCGCAActgcaaaattcagaaaaaaaatcgtAATAAGTGCCAATACTGTCGTTTCCAAAAGTGCCTTTCGGTTGGAATGTCACATAATG CAATACGTTTTGGACGAATGCCAAGGTCTGAGAAAGCCAAGTTGAAAGCAGAAATTCTAACAGGTGAAAATTATGTCGAAGATTCAGAAATGGCAGATCTTAAATCACTTGCCAAAAGAATTCATGATGCTTACCTGAAAAACTTCAATATGAACAAGGTTAAAGCCAGAATCATCCTTGCAGGGAAAACTAATAACAATCCA ccATTTGTTATACATGATATGGATACCTTGTGTATGGCAGAGAAGACCCTCGTGGCAAAATTGGTAGCCAATGGAATTCAGAACAAGGAAGCGGAAGTTCGAATCTTCCACTGCTGCCAGTGTACGTCTGTAGAGACTGTCACAGAACTTACTGAATTTGCCAAATCTATCCCTGGCTTCTCCAGTCTTGACTTGAATGATCAAGTGACGCTGTTAAAATATGGAGTTCATGAAGCCATATTTGCCATGTTAGCATCTGTGATGAACAAGGATGGGATGCTGGTAGCCTATGGAAATGGTTTTATAACCCGGGAGTTCCTGAAAAGCCTGAGAAAGCCATTCTGTGATATAATGGAGCCAAAATTTGATTTTGCAATGAAATTTAATGCACTAGAATTGGATGACAGTGATATATCCCTTTTTGTTGCTGCCATCATTTGCTGTGGAG aTCGTCCTGGTCTTGTAAACGTAGGATACATTGAAAAAATGCAGGAGAGCATTGTGCATGTACTGAAACTTCACTTGCAAACCAACCATCCTGATGATATCTTCCTCTTCCCGAAACTTCTCCAAAAAATGGCTGACCTCCGACAACTTGTCACAGAGCACGCCCAACTGGTTCAGATAATTAAGAAGACTGAATCTGATGCACATTTACACCCTTTACTACAGGAAATCTACAGGGATATGTATTAa